The Metabacillus schmidteae genome has a segment encoding these proteins:
- the sigG gene encoding RNA polymerase sporulation sigma factor SigG → MRISALSDGYSLCIFFPVEEILNSVQQLLLGGKNVTRNKVEICGVDTSKLPVLKNEKMRELFKQMQNGDLSAREELVNGNLRLVLSVIQRFNNRGEFVDDLFQVGCIGLMKSIDNFDLGQNVKFSTYAVPMIIGEIRRYLRDNNPIRVSRSLRDIAYKALQVRERLMSETSREPTAEEISKELDVPHEEIVFALDAIQDPVSLFEPIYNDGGDPIFVMDQLSDEKNRDIQWIEELALKEGMRRLNSREKLILRKRFFQGKTQMEVAEEIGISQAQVSRLEKAAIKQMNKNIQN, encoded by the coding sequence ATGAGGATATCTGCTTTAAGTGACGGTTATAGCTTGTGCATATTTTTTCCTGTCGAGGAGATACTTAACTCTGTACAGCAACTCCTGTTAGGAGGGAAAAATGTGACAAGAAATAAAGTCGAAATTTGTGGAGTAGATACCTCAAAACTTCCAGTTCTTAAGAATGAGAAAATGAGAGAGCTATTTAAGCAAATGCAAAACGGAGACTTATCAGCAAGAGAAGAGCTGGTAAATGGCAACTTAAGATTGGTACTTAGTGTAATCCAGCGATTTAACAACAGAGGAGAATTTGTTGACGATTTGTTTCAAGTTGGCTGTATAGGATTAATGAAATCCATCGATAATTTTGACTTAGGCCAGAATGTCAAATTTTCAACATATGCTGTACCAATGATTATCGGAGAAATCCGTAGATACTTAAGAGACAATAATCCAATCCGCGTCTCCCGCTCACTACGAGACATTGCTTATAAGGCGCTGCAAGTAAGAGAACGACTAATGAGCGAAACATCTAGAGAACCAACTGCAGAGGAAATATCTAAAGAGCTTGATGTTCCTCATGAGGAGATCGTTTTCGCACTTGATGCGATCCAAGATCCAGTATCATTGTTTGAACCAATTTACAATGACGGTGGAGATCCAATATTTGTAATGGATCAATTAAGTGATGAAAAAAATCGTGATATTCAATGGATTGAAGAATTAGCTTTAAAAGAGGGAATGAGGCGACTAAATAGTCGGGAAAAGCTAATTTTAAGAAAACGCTTCTTCCAAGGTAAAACCCAAATGGAGGTTGCAGAAGAAATCGGGATTTCTCAAGCGCAGGTGTCAAGACTTGAAAAAGCTGCAATTAAACAAATGAATAAAAATATTCAAAACTAG
- the sigE gene encoding RNA polymerase sporulation sigma factor SigE has product MKKLKLHLTYLWYKLLIKLGIKSDEVYYIGGSEALPPPLSKEEEEVLLQKLPSGDQAARSILIERNLRLVVYIARKFENTGINIEDLISIGTIGLIKAVNTFNPEKKIKLATYASRCIENEILMYLRRNNKLRSEVSFDEPLNIDWDGNELLLSDVLGTEDDIITKDLEANVDRKLLLKALQQLNDREKQIMELRFGLQGGEEKTQKDVADMLGISQSYISRLEKRIIKRLQKEFNKMV; this is encoded by the coding sequence ATGAAAAAATTAAAATTACACCTTACTTATTTGTGGTATAAGTTATTAATTAAACTAGGGATCAAATCTGATGAGGTTTATTATATAGGAGGTAGTGAAGCATTACCACCACCTCTTTCGAAAGAAGAGGAAGAAGTATTACTGCAAAAGCTGCCATCTGGAGATCAGGCTGCAAGATCCATTTTAATCGAAAGGAACCTGCGCCTTGTTGTATATATTGCGAGAAAATTTGAGAATACAGGTATTAACATCGAGGATTTAATCAGTATAGGTACTATTGGATTAATTAAAGCTGTTAACACCTTTAATCCAGAAAAGAAAATTAAACTTGCTACATATGCTTCTCGTTGTATAGAAAATGAAATTTTAATGTATTTAAGGAGAAACAACAAGCTTCGTTCTGAGGTGTCTTTTGATGAACCATTAAACATTGACTGGGATGGAAATGAACTATTGCTATCTGATGTGTTAGGAACAGAAGATGATATTATTACGAAGGATCTTGAAGCTAATGTAGATAGAAAATTACTTTTAAAAGCACTTCAGCAATTAAATGATCGTGAAAAACAAATTATGGAGCTTCGATTTGGATTACAGGGCGGGGAAGAAAAAACTCAAAAAGACGTCGCAGACATGCTTGGTATTTCCCAATCCTATATTTCAAGACTTGAAAAAAGAATAATTAAAAGATTGCAAAAAGAATTTAACAAAATGGTGTAA
- a CDS encoding YggT family protein: MGTLFSIINTLITFYSYALIVYILLSWFPGARESGFGQFLAKICEPYLEPFRKIIPPLGMIDISPIVAILALRFASYGVASIFSMIG; encoded by the coding sequence ATGGGTACATTGTTTAGTATCATTAATACTCTTATAACGTTTTACTCGTATGCGCTTATCGTATACATATTACTTTCATGGTTTCCTGGAGCTAGAGAGTCAGGTTTTGGTCAATTTTTGGCTAAAATCTGTGAACCGTATTTAGAGCCTTTCCGAAAAATTATTCCTCCATTAGGAATGATCGATATTTCACCAATCGTCGCAATCTTAGCTTTACGATTTGCTTCATATGGTGTTGCTTCAATATTTAGTATGATTGGCTAG
- a CDS encoding cell division protein SepF, whose product MSIKNRFKSFFALDEEEYEYEEPETKESEYEVPQPQTFPQKTTQSSKQNVVSLQSVQKSSKVVLSEPRVYAEAQEIADQLKNRRAVVVNLQSIQRDQAKRIVDFLSGTVYAIGGDIQRIGTNIFLCTPDNVDVSGAISELVSEDDHQRW is encoded by the coding sequence ATGTCAATTAAAAATAGATTTAAAAGCTTTTTTGCCTTAGATGAAGAAGAATATGAATACGAAGAGCCTGAAACAAAAGAATCGGAATATGAGGTTCCACAGCCCCAAACATTTCCGCAAAAAACAACTCAATCATCTAAACAAAATGTTGTAAGTTTGCAAAGTGTTCAAAAATCATCTAAAGTGGTTTTATCTGAACCAAGAGTATACGCCGAAGCACAAGAGATTGCAGATCAATTAAAAAATCGACGAGCTGTCGTTGTTAATCTTCAAAGCATTCAAAGAGACCAAGCAAAACGAATAGTTGATTTCTTAAGTGGCACCGTTTATGCTATTGGTGGGGATATTCAGCGTATTGGCACAAATATCTTTTTATGCACCCCTGATAATGTGGATGTATCGGGAGCGATATCAGAATTAGTATCAGAAGATGATCATCAAAGGTGGTAG
- a CDS encoding YlmC/YmxH family sporulation protein — MYISEFQSKDVVNVSDGKKMGNIGDFDINVTTGKIQAIIINGNGKMLGFFGKEEEFIIPWRNIVKIGEDVILVRMNRQIELQDE; from the coding sequence ATGTATATTTCTGAGTTCCAATCAAAAGATGTAGTCAATGTTTCGGATGGAAAAAAGATGGGGAATATTGGAGATTTCGATATTAATGTTACAACTGGTAAGATTCAGGCTATTATTATTAATGGGAATGGAAAAATGCTTGGTTTTTTTGGGAAAGAAGAAGAATTTATTATTCCTTGGAGAAATATTGTCAAAATTGGAGAAGATGTCATTTTAGTTAGAATGAATCGACAAATTGAGCTACAAGACGAATAA
- the pgeF gene encoding peptidoglycan editing factor PgeF: MKANVFEKSDKTHLTLSDWNDLLTGLKVGFSTKSGGVSTGYFTSLNLGLHVQDQPEDVRENRETLAKALSFPLKNWVFAEQVHSDKIMKVNKSSSGKGTHVYEDGVAACDGLYTSEKGIMLSLCFADCVPLFFIAPKHSLIGVAHAGWKGTVKDIAGKMVKLWQQEEEVDAKDIFVAIGPSIGGCCYIVDDKVISSIDKQVLVHGSMPYNPLSNGKYQLDLKLLNEHYLRNAGIFKENILVSDLCTSCEKGLFFSHRRDNGLTGRMLSFIGINEEVTL; the protein is encoded by the coding sequence ATGAAAGCTAATGTTTTTGAAAAAAGTGACAAAACCCATTTAACTTTATCGGACTGGAATGATCTATTAACCGGTCTGAAAGTTGGCTTTTCCACGAAATCTGGTGGTGTAAGTACTGGGTACTTTACATCTTTAAACCTAGGCCTTCATGTACAAGATCAGCCTGAAGATGTTAGGGAGAACCGTGAAACTCTTGCGAAGGCACTCTCGTTTCCATTAAAAAATTGGGTTTTTGCTGAGCAGGTTCATTCAGACAAGATTATGAAAGTGAACAAATCCAGCAGTGGCAAGGGAACACATGTATACGAAGATGGAGTAGCAGCATGTGATGGATTGTATACATCTGAAAAAGGTATCATGTTATCACTATGTTTTGCAGATTGTGTCCCGTTGTTCTTTATTGCTCCTAAACATTCACTTATAGGGGTGGCTCATGCAGGGTGGAAAGGAACAGTTAAGGATATTGCTGGTAAGATGGTGAAACTGTGGCAGCAGGAGGAAGAGGTAGATGCAAAAGATATTTTCGTTGCGATCGGACCTTCTATAGGTGGATGCTGCTATATCGTTGATGATAAAGTAATTTCATCAATTGATAAACAAGTGTTAGTACATGGCTCAATGCCTTACAATCCATTATCGAATGGGAAATATCAGCTAGATCTAAAGCTCCTAAATGAGCATTATTTACGAAATGCAGGTATTTTTAAAGAAAACATACTAGTTTCAGACCTATGTACAAGCTGTGAGAAAGGATTATTTTTCTCACACCGAAGGGATAATGGTCTAACAGGCAGAATGCTTAGCTTTATTGGAATAAATGAGGAGGTTACCCTCTAA
- a CDS encoding DivIVA domain-containing protein, whose amino-acid sequence MPLTPLDIHNKEFNKGFRGYDEDEVNEFLDQVIKDYEMIIREKKELESRVTELNEKLGHFTNIEETLNKSIVIAQEAAEEVKRNAQKESKLIIKEAEKNADRIINESLSKSRKIAMEIEELKKQSKVFRTRFQMLIEAQLDLLKNDDWDHLLEYEVEPIFGEAEETKS is encoded by the coding sequence ATGCCTTTAACACCTTTAGACATCCATAATAAGGAATTTAATAAAGGGTTTCGTGGATATGATGAGGATGAAGTAAATGAATTTTTAGATCAAGTCATTAAAGATTACGAGATGATTATCCGCGAAAAGAAAGAATTAGAATCACGTGTAACAGAATTAAATGAAAAACTAGGTCACTTTACCAATATTGAAGAGACATTGAATAAATCAATTGTGATCGCACAAGAAGCAGCTGAAGAAGTAAAGCGTAATGCACAAAAAGAATCAAAGCTTATTATTAAAGAAGCTGAGAAAAATGCCGACCGTATCATTAATGAATCATTATCAAAATCCAGAAAAATTGCGATGGAGATTGAAGAACTTAAAAAACAATCAAAAGTATTTAGAACTCGATTCCAAATGCTAATTGAAGCTCAACTGGATCTTCTAAAAAACGATGATTGGGATCATTTATTAGAGTATGAAGTGGAGCCTATTTTTGGTGAAGCAGAAGAAACAAAAAGCTAA
- a CDS encoding YggS family pyridoxal phosphate-dependent enzyme: MNIQENYYAIQNTIQTTCKRVGRNPKEINIIAVTKYVSVQRAKKALEAGVRHLGENRDDGLNEKVKELGNIPTWHFIGSLQTRKVKNIVDKVDFIHSLDRLSLAKEIDKRASNPMKCFVQVNASGEESKHGCSPEEVVDFIQQLTTYKNIQVVGLMTMAPNTENKVVIRNCFKKLKQLQHDVQALQLQSAPCHELSMGMSNDYEIAIEEGATYIRIGTSLVGNETGGV, translated from the coding sequence ATGAACATACAGGAAAATTATTATGCTATTCAAAATACAATACAAACTACATGTAAACGGGTTGGTAGAAATCCAAAGGAAATTAACATCATAGCCGTTACAAAATATGTAAGTGTTCAACGTGCAAAGAAAGCGTTGGAAGCTGGTGTCCGTCATCTTGGTGAAAACCGGGATGATGGACTAAATGAAAAGGTAAAAGAACTGGGAAATATACCAACATGGCATTTTATCGGTTCGCTCCAAACGAGAAAAGTGAAAAATATCGTTGATAAAGTTGATTTCATTCATTCACTTGATAGATTGTCATTAGCAAAAGAAATTGATAAAAGAGCTAGTAATCCAATGAAATGTTTTGTCCAAGTAAATGCTTCTGGAGAAGAATCTAAACATGGCTGCTCACCAGAAGAGGTTGTTGATTTCATCCAACAGTTAACTACTTACAAAAATATTCAAGTTGTTGGATTAATGACAATGGCCCCAAACACTGAAAATAAGGTAGTTATAAGAAATTGCTTTAAAAAGTTAAAACAACTTCAACATGATGTACAAGCATTACAGTTACAATCTGCACCTTGCCACGAGTTATCAATGGGAATGTCAAATGATTATGAGATCGCAATTGAGGAAGGTGCAACATATATAAGAATTGGTACTTCACTTGTTGGAAATGAAACTGGAGGTGTATAA
- a CDS encoding YlmH family RNA-binding protein encodes MNQIYQHFRHEERQFIDQVIEWKENVLNQYSPKLTDFLDPREQEIVSSVIGEHLDVRVTFSGGVDDTERKRALLYPDYYEVKEEDFQLALFEVQYASKFITLQHRQVLGSLMSLGLKRNKFGDIRFYNDMVHFICASEISDYLFANFNEIGRAKISLKNLDVHSFIPNKEDVQEMVTTVSSLRLDVVGAAIYNLSRQKIQPLITNGHVKVNWKVVDSASFECREGDTLSIRGYGRSKLTSIEGRTKKDRVRVVISKQK; translated from the coding sequence ATGAATCAAATTTACCAGCATTTTCGCCACGAAGAACGGCAATTTATCGATCAAGTTATCGAATGGAAGGAAAACGTACTGAATCAATATAGTCCAAAGCTTACAGATTTTCTAGACCCTCGTGAACAGGAAATTGTTTCTTCGGTTATTGGGGAACATTTAGATGTTAGGGTAACTTTTTCTGGAGGTGTTGACGATACAGAAAGGAAACGCGCTTTACTCTATCCTGATTACTATGAGGTCAAAGAAGAAGATTTTCAATTAGCGTTGTTTGAAGTGCAGTATGCCTCGAAATTTATTACTTTGCAGCATAGGCAAGTGTTAGGGTCTTTAATGAGCCTGGGATTAAAGAGAAATAAATTTGGAGACATTCGATTTTATAATGATATGGTACATTTTATATGTGCAAGCGAGATTTCTGATTATCTTTTTGCGAATTTTAATGAGATTGGCCGAGCTAAAATTTCTTTGAAGAATTTAGATGTACATTCATTTATTCCGAACAAAGAAGATGTGCAAGAAATGGTCACAACAGTCTCCTCATTGCGACTGGATGTGGTAGGAGCAGCAATATATAATTTATCACGTCAAAAAATTCAACCTCTTATCACAAATGGTCATGTAAAGGTAAACTGGAAGGTTGTGGATTCTGCCTCGTTTGAATGTCGTGAAGGAGATACTTTGTCAATTCGAGGATACGGAAGAAGTAAATTGACTTCAATCGAAGGGAGAACGAAAAAAGATCGAGTTAGAGTTGTTATTAGTAAGCAAAAATGA